One Suricata suricatta isolate VVHF042 chromosome X, meerkat_22Aug2017_6uvM2_HiC, whole genome shotgun sequence genomic region harbors:
- the NOX1 gene encoding NADPH oxidase 1 isoform X5 — MICLHTAIHIIAHLFNFEHYSRSRQATDGSLASILSTLSQQEKDEDSWLNPIQSPNMTVEHVTFTSIAGVTGVIITIALVLMVTSAMEFIRRSYFEVFWYTHHIFIIYFIGLGIHGIGGIVRGQTEESLNDSHPHRCAEFFKQWDNHDSYCKHPRFEGLPAESWKWILATGILYIFERILRFYRSKQKVVITKVVKHPSNVLELQMSKRGFSMEVGQYIFVNCPSISYLEWHPFTLTSAPEEDFFSIHIRAVGDWTESLIRAFEQKHSPMPRIEVDGPFGTVSEDVFQYEVAVLVGAGIGVTPFASILKSIWYKFWHADHNLKTQTIYFYWICRETGAFAWFSDLLASLEHEMEELGKVDFLNYHLFLTGWDTNIAGHATLNFDKATDILTGLKQKTSFGRPMWDNEFSTIANAHPKSVVGVFLCGPQTLAKSLSKCCHQYSSLDPRKVQFYFNKENF; from the exons ATGATCTGCCTACACACAG CTATTCACATCATTGCACACCTGTTTAACTTCGAACACTACAGCAGAAGCCGACAGGCCACAGATGGATCCCTTGCTTCCATTCTTTCTACCCTATCTCAACAAGAGAAAGATGAAGATTCTTGGCTAAATCCTATTCAGTCCCCAAACATG ACAGTGGAGCATGTGACATTTACCAGCATTGCTGGTGTCACTGGAGTGATCATCACAATAGCTCTGGTTCTCATGGTGACTTCAGCTATGGAGTTTATCCGGAGGAGTTATTTTGAGGTCTTCTGGTATACTCACCATATTTTTATCATCTACTTCATTGGTTTAGGGATTCACGGCATTGG CGGAATTGTCCGGGGTCAAACAGAAGAGAGCCTAAATGACAGTCATCCACACAGGTGTGCAGAATTTTTCAAGCAGTGGGATAATCATGACTCCTACTGCAAGCATCCCCGATTTGAAGGGCTCCCTGCTGAG TCTTGGAAGTGGATCCTTGCAACAGGCATTCTTTATATCTTTGAAAGGATTCTCCGATTTTATCGCTCAAAGCAGAAGGTTGTGATTACCAAG GTTGTGAAGCACCCATCCAATGTTTTGGAATTGCAGATGAGCAAGCGTGGCTTCAGCATGGAAGTGGgacaatatatttttgttaactgTCCCTCAATCTCATACTTGGAGTGGCATCCCTTTACTCTGACCTCTGCTCCAGAGGAAGACTTCTTCTCCATCCATATCAGAGCAGTGGGAGACTGGACAGAAAGTCTCATAAGGGCTTTTGAGCAAAAGCATTCACCAATGCCCAG GATTGAGGTGGATGGTCCCTTTGGCACTGTCAGTGAAGATGTTTTCCAGTATGAAGTGGCTGTGTTGGTCGGAGCAGGAATTGGGGTCACCCCCTTTGCTTCCATCTTAAAATCTATCTGGTACAAGTTTTGGCATGCAGATCACAACCTTAAAACACAAACG ATCTATTTCTACTGGATCTGCAGGGAGACAGGTGCTTTTGCCTGGTTCAGTGACCTATTGGCTTCTCTGGAACATGAGATGGAGGAATTAGGCAAAGTGGATTTTCTAAACTACCATCTCTTTCTCACTGGATGGGACACCAACATT GCTGGTCATGCCACATTAAACTTTGACAAGGCCACTGACATCCTGACAGGTCTGAAACAGAAGACCTCATTTGGGAGACCCATGTGGGACAATGAATTTTCTACAATAGCTAATGCCCACCCCAA